A single genomic interval of Crocosphaera sp. UHCC 0190 harbors:
- a CDS encoding nucleoside hydrolase, with protein MSKKLVLFDHDGAIDDILATMLLMTMPHVQPLGIIVTPADCYINAALNVTRKLLDFMRCHHIPVAESTVRGIHPFPALYRRDSLIMDNFPLLNQQDTLKTPLVPETGQQFMVNTLQNAVEPVTLMVTGPLTTVATALEMNPEIEGKIKEIVWMGGVLNVSGNVEREFAPEHDGTAEWNAYWDAIAVERVWQTQIPLILCTLDITNTVPVTAEFIRQLAKQRHYPLSDLAGLCYALAIPQDYYCWDVLATAYLHRPELFSVKAWKTEVITTGYSQGRIKVVENGRKVLAMDSINTEAFHHYLLQQWGRQLIS; from the coding sequence ATGAGCAAAAAATTAGTATTATTCGATCATGATGGGGCAATTGATGATATTTTAGCCACCATGTTATTGATGACGATGCCCCACGTACAACCACTGGGAATTATTGTTACCCCAGCTGATTGTTATATTAATGCCGCCCTTAATGTCACCCGAAAACTGCTAGATTTCATGAGATGTCATCACATTCCCGTCGCAGAAAGTACCGTCAGAGGAATCCATCCCTTTCCCGCCTTGTATCGCCGAGATTCCCTGATTATGGATAACTTTCCCCTCCTAAATCAACAAGACACTCTCAAAACCCCTCTTGTCCCTGAAACTGGACAACAGTTCATGGTCAACACCCTACAAAATGCAGTAGAACCCGTTACTTTAATGGTAACAGGGCCCTTAACCACTGTTGCGACCGCCTTAGAGATGAATCCTGAAATTGAGGGAAAAATCAAAGAAATTGTCTGGATGGGCGGTGTATTAAACGTTTCAGGCAATGTAGAAAGAGAATTTGCTCCCGAACATGATGGCACAGCAGAATGGAATGCTTACTGGGATGCGATCGCCGTTGAACGGGTTTGGCAAACCCAGATCCCCCTAATTTTATGTACCCTAGATATTACGAATACTGTCCCTGTAACTGCTGAATTTATCCGTCAATTAGCTAAACAACGTCATTATCCCTTATCTGATTTAGCGGGACTCTGTTACGCCTTAGCTATTCCCCAAGACTACTATTGTTGGGATGTCTTAGCTACTGCTTATTTACATCGTCCAGAGCTATTTTCTGTTAAAGCATGGAAAACCGAGGTAATTACGACAGGATATAGTCAGGGAAGGATTAAAGTGGTTGAAAATGGTCGCAAGGTTTTGGCCATGGATAGTATTAATACAGAAGCGTTTCATCACTATTTATTGCAACAGTGGGGACGGCAACTGATAAGCTGA
- a CDS encoding YggT family protein, with the protein MDATLLIVQTLMSFLNIYLLLIFVRILLSWFQTAEWAYGIMSFLSPITDPYLNIFRSFIPPLGGLDISPIVAIFLLQIISQMLGSVPSMMGGF; encoded by the coding sequence ATGGATGCTACCCTACTGATTGTTCAAACTTTAATGAGCTTTCTCAATATCTATTTACTACTGATCTTTGTACGGATTTTGCTTTCTTGGTTTCAAACTGCTGAGTGGGCCTATGGAATCATGTCCTTTTTAAGTCCTATCACTGATCCTTATCTTAATATTTTCCGTTCTTTTATCCCGCCTTTAGGGGGTTTAGATATTTCCCCCATCGTAGCCATTTTCTTACTGCAAATCATCTCTCAAATGCTAGGGAGCGTCCCATCAATGATGGGGGGGTTTTAG
- a CDS encoding Mo-dependent nitrogenase C-terminal domain-containing protein translates to MSVTDYTIKNFILSSWTNPQSPHSFSATKWLKLPFSKSIKPIRAWLAEQEIRDRAFAHRLCRLIPSQCPFEREIKFFDHVLVSIPPLCKLNPLYDDLMMLRFRALCYLADEWNEDISPYC, encoded by the coding sequence ATGAGTGTTACCGACTATACCATAAAAAACTTTATTTTGAGCAGTTGGACCAATCCCCAATCTCCTCACTCATTTTCTGCTACTAAATGGCTAAAATTGCCCTTTTCTAAAAGTATAAAACCAATTCGTGCTTGGTTGGCTGAACAAGAAATCCGCGATCGCGCTTTTGCTCATCGTCTCTGTCGTTTAATTCCGTCTCAATGTCCCTTTGAACGGGAAATTAAGTTCTTTGACCATGTATTGGTGAGTATTCCTCCTCTATGCAAGCTCAATCCCCTCTATGATGACTTAATGATGCTACGTTTCCGCGCTCTTTGTTATCTTGCTGATGAGTGGAATGAAGATATTAGCCCCTATTGTTAA
- a CDS encoding murein transglycosylase A, which produces MNKAIAILSIGLGLIFCSPQIISSEEPPLSQVKLTEINAVWGEDEQLWGTAENPGDKWALIRAISYSLRYLDTPKAAEVYNNYPIPGITRDRVRRSLIRFKELLKTAKNPEELQTAVQKEFILYQSQGNDNQGTVHFTGYFEPVYTASRQRTQEYIYPLYRQPKNFESLAKPHPTRLELEGKDGLGNSSIIKGNELIWMRDRLEAYLVHVQGSAKLKLTDGKTISIGYDGSTDYPYVSIGKELVNDGVFALDKLTLPILIDYLTKNPQELSNYLPRNNRFVFFRETNGAPPQGSIGVPVTAERSIATDKSIMPPGALALIKTRIPYTTNTGEIETKLVSRYVLDQDTGSAIKGPGRVDIFMGTGKTAGDRAGLISNTGQLYYLLLKN; this is translated from the coding sequence ATGAATAAAGCGATCGCAATATTATCTATCGGACTCGGATTAATCTTTTGTAGCCCACAAATAATAAGTTCAGAAGAACCGCCATTAAGTCAAGTTAAACTGACAGAAATTAATGCAGTTTGGGGAGAAGATGAACAACTTTGGGGAACTGCAGAAAACCCAGGAGATAAATGGGCATTAATTCGAGCAATTAGTTATAGTTTACGTTATTTAGATACCCCAAAAGCGGCTGAAGTTTATAATAATTATCCTATTCCTGGTATTACTCGTGATCGTGTGCGTCGTTCTTTAATCAGGTTTAAGGAATTATTAAAAACCGCTAAAAACCCCGAAGAATTGCAAACAGCAGTACAAAAAGAGTTTATTTTATATCAATCTCAAGGCAATGATAATCAAGGAACTGTACATTTTACAGGCTATTTTGAACCTGTTTATACAGCAAGTCGTCAGCGTACTCAAGAATATATTTATCCTCTTTATCGTCAACCCAAAAACTTTGAAAGTTTGGCAAAACCTCACCCAACTCGTTTAGAATTAGAAGGAAAAGATGGCTTAGGAAATAGTAGTATTATTAAAGGGAATGAATTAATTTGGATGCGTGATCGATTAGAAGCTTATTTAGTTCATGTTCAAGGCTCAGCAAAACTTAAATTAACCGATGGTAAAACTATCAGTATTGGTTACGATGGAAGCACAGATTATCCTTATGTTAGTATCGGTAAAGAGTTAGTAAATGATGGGGTCTTTGCCTTAGATAAACTAACTTTACCCATTTTAATTGACTATTTAACGAAAAATCCTCAAGAATTAAGTAACTATTTGCCTCGTAATAATCGTTTTGTTTTTTTTCGGGAAACTAATGGCGCACCCCCTCAAGGAAGTATCGGGGTTCCTGTTACTGCGGAACGTTCCATTGCTACTGATAAATCTATTATGCCCCCTGGTGCGTTAGCATTAATAAAAACTCGGATTCCTTATACAACCAACACTGGAGAAATAGAAACTAAATTAGTGAGTCGTTATGTTTTAGATCAAGATACTGGAAGTGCGATTAAAGGGCCGGGAAGGGTTGATATTTTTATGGGTACAGGGAAAACAGCAGGTGATCGCGCCGGGTTAATTAGTAATACGGGACAACTGTATTATTTATTATTAAAAAATTAG
- the uvrB gene encoding excinuclease ABC subunit UvrB: MNSHLFALQAPFKPTGDQPQAIAQLIASLQAGNRFQTLLGATGTGKTFSVASVIEKIGKPTLVLAHNKTLAAQLCNELRQFFPDNAVEYFISYYDYYQPEAYIPVSDTYIEKTASINDEIDMLRHSATRSLFERKDVIVVASISCIYGLGMPAEYLKASVPLEVGKEVDQRQLLRDLVTIQYSRNDLELQRGRFRVKGDVLEIVPAYEDRVIRVEFFGDEIDAIRYLDPVTGEILNSLKNMNIYPARHFVTPDEQLESACEAIDSELKEQVSLLEKAGKLLEAQRIDQRTRYDLELLKEVGYCNGVENYSRHLAGRKAGSPPECLIDYFPKDWLLVVDESHVTVPQIRGMYNGDQARKKVLIDHGFRLPSAADNRPLKSEEFWDKVSQCIFVSATPGNWEIEQSEDRVIQQIIRPTGVLDPEIFVRPTEGQVDDLLGEIKQRVKLNERVLITTLTKRMAEDLTEYFQERDVKVQYLHSEIKSIERIEILQALRNGEFDVLIGVNLLREGLDLPEVSLVAILDADKEGFLRAEKALIQTIGRAARHINGQAILYGDNLTDSMIKAIEETERRRGIQMAHNKLNNITPQSIIKRYSNSILSFLDISRRLNSQQLEEVYTQADDLPLDKIPELIQQLETQMQEAAKNLAFEEAAKYRDKIKHLRNKILGHK, from the coding sequence ATGAATTCTCATCTTTTTGCTTTACAAGCACCCTTTAAACCCACAGGCGATCAACCTCAAGCGATCGCTCAATTAATAGCATCTTTACAAGCAGGAAATCGCTTTCAAACCCTATTAGGAGCAACGGGAACGGGGAAAACATTTTCCGTTGCTTCGGTGATTGAAAAGATAGGAAAACCGACTTTAGTATTAGCTCATAATAAAACATTGGCGGCTCAATTATGTAATGAATTACGACAATTTTTTCCTGATAATGCAGTAGAATATTTTATTAGTTATTATGACTATTATCAGCCAGAGGCTTATATTCCTGTAAGTGATACTTATATTGAAAAAACTGCTTCTATTAATGATGAAATTGATATGCTAAGGCATTCAGCAACCCGCTCTTTATTTGAGCGTAAAGATGTGATTGTTGTTGCTTCTATTAGTTGTATTTATGGTTTAGGAATGCCCGCCGAATATTTAAAGGCATCTGTCCCTTTAGAAGTGGGGAAAGAAGTCGATCAGCGTCAACTTTTACGAGATTTAGTTACTATTCAATACTCTCGCAATGATCTGGAATTACAACGAGGAAGGTTTCGGGTTAAAGGGGATGTTTTAGAAATTGTTCCAGCTTATGAAGATAGAGTTATTCGCGTTGAATTTTTTGGTGATGAAATTGATGCTATTCGTTATTTAGATCCAGTCACAGGTGAGATTTTAAATAGTCTCAAAAACATGAATATTTATCCTGCAAGACATTTTGTTACCCCTGATGAACAATTAGAATCAGCTTGTGAAGCGATTGATTCGGAATTAAAAGAACAAGTTTCCTTGTTAGAAAAGGCAGGTAAACTATTAGAAGCACAACGAATTGATCAACGCACTCGTTATGATTTAGAACTCTTAAAAGAAGTCGGTTATTGTAATGGGGTTGAAAATTATTCTCGTCATTTAGCAGGAAGAAAAGCAGGATCACCACCAGAATGTTTAATTGATTATTTTCCTAAAGATTGGTTATTAGTAGTTGATGAATCTCATGTAACTGTGCCACAAATTAGAGGGATGTACAATGGAGATCAAGCCCGTAAAAAAGTCTTAATTGATCATGGGTTTCGTTTACCGAGTGCCGCAGATAATCGACCTTTAAAATCAGAAGAATTTTGGGATAAAGTGAGTCAGTGTATTTTTGTTTCTGCTACTCCTGGAAATTGGGAAATTGAACAATCAGAAGATAGAGTTATTCAACAAATTATTCGTCCAACAGGAGTATTAGACCCGGAAATTTTTGTTCGTCCAACAGAGGGGCAGGTTGATGACTTATTAGGAGAAATAAAACAAAGAGTTAAGCTCAATGAAAGGGTTTTAATTACTACTTTAACAAAGCGTATGGCTGAAGATTTAACAGAATATTTTCAAGAAAGAGATGTTAAAGTACAATATTTACATTCAGAAATTAAATCTATTGAACGCATTGAAATTTTACAAGCCTTAAGAAATGGAGAGTTTGATGTATTAATTGGTGTTAATTTATTAAGAGAAGGATTAGATTTGCCTGAAGTCTCTTTAGTCGCTATTTTAGATGCAGATAAAGAAGGGTTTTTAAGAGCAGAAAAAGCCTTAATTCAAACTATTGGACGTGCTGCACGTCATATTAATGGACAAGCTATTTTATATGGGGATAATTTAACAGATAGTATGATCAAAGCTATTGAAGAAACTGAAAGAAGGCGAGGTATTCAAATGGCACATAATAAGCTAAATAATATTACACCACAGTCAATTATTAAGCGTTATAGCAATTCAATTTTATCCTTTTTAGACATTTCTCGTCGTTTAAACTCTCAGCAGTTAGAAGAAGTTTATACCCAAGCTGATGATTTACCCTTAGATAAAATCCCAGAATTAATCCAACAATTAGAAACCCAAATGCAAGAAGCAGCTAAAAATTTAGCGTTTGAAGAAGCAGCCAAATATCGAGATAAAATCAAACATCTGAGAAATAAAATATTAGGGCATAAATAG